The following nucleotide sequence is from Paraburkholderia flava.
AGTGGCCGACGAGGTCGGCGCTCGATGTCGCGGTCGTGACGGTTTCGGTCGAGAAGCCGCGTTCCCAGCCTTCATGCCCCGTCAGCCAGCTGAGTTTCAGCGTGGCGGCGTTGTCGTCGAAGATGCTTTGGGCGTTGATGCTGGACGTGTCCATGAGTCCATGACTCCAGTGGGGGCTGCCTGCTCCCGGTGCCTGTCGTGCGTGCTAGTGCGGCAGCGGAAGCGAGGCCCGCGTGATCGCGGGCTGCCAATCATGCATCAAGGTTGCCACTGAGTCAGCAACTGGTGCAATGCCTCGCGGTTTTCTTCGGTATGCAGGCGTTCGCGGGCGTCGCGATCGGACAGCAGCTGGGCGATTTCCGACAGGATTTCGAGGTGCTGCTGGGTGGCCTGTTCCGGCACCAGCAGAAAGATCAGCAGGGAGACCGGCTGGCCGTCGGGGGATTCGAAGGGGATTGGTTCGGCGAGGCGCACGAATGCGGCGAGCGGCTGCTTCAGACCCTTGATCCGGCCGTGTGGAATCGCCACACCTTCGCCGAGCCCCGTCGACCCGAGGCGTTCACGCGCGAAC
It contains:
- the ptsN gene encoding PTS IIA-like nitrogen regulatory protein PtsN, whose translation is MNRLAKFLPLENVVLGLTVTSKKRVFEQAGLIFENQNGIARSTVTDNLFARERLGSTGLGEGVAIPHGRIKGLKQPLAAFVRLAEPIPFESPDGQPVSLLIFLLVPEQATQQHLEILSEIAQLLSDRDARERLHTEENREALHQLLTQWQP